The Numida meleagris isolate 19003 breed g44 Domestic line chromosome 17, NumMel1.0, whole genome shotgun sequence genomic interval TTCACTGCCTGCCCGCAGCCTACTTACAATTGAATATTCACGGTTCCCTTATTCGAGTCCAAGGATTGTAGAGGGGCAGAGGTTATGAAACCGCGCGGTGGATGAACTCAGAGGCAGTCTTGCTGGGAGAAACATGCTGCAGGGCGCTGCCAGGCTCTGGCCGTCCACAGCGTGGAAGACACAGCATCGCTGCAGCCGTGCCAGCAGCGTGGCTGGCAAGCATGCTTCACCAAGCAGCATCTTCTGACGCCTTCGGTAACAGAAGGTGTCTCTTTTTGCGCATCAGTCTACATTGATCTGTTAATTACACTGTGACAAAATGAATTAGACTTAATTTTGCATGGCTGTCCAGTAGCATTACTACATGTGTTATTACATATTTCTTTGAATCAATAATTTGACTGTGCATGTTTGCATCTAATGAAATCGAGAAAGACCAGTTCAATACCTGTAGGCAGTTGTTCATAGTGTCACAGATGTATATAATATTGAACAATAGATGTCACTGTTCTGCCAATAAAAAATGGGTTATATTTACAGATACTGGCAGTTTCAACCTCCACCGCACGCATCTCCAAAAGCCAGGGCACTCACTGACACGTGATACCTTTGAAAACACGGATCCTGTCCCTCCTCGTCATTTTTCATCTGTCAAATTACATGCAAAAACTGTAGAAGATCTTGACAGCGGTTTTAAGGATTATCCTACGCCTTTATGCAAATTGGTCAACACAAGAAGAGGACCACTACCCAGAAGTTACCGTGAGAGAGGGAAAATGAGACATGCAAAGCTTAACTGAGGAAATATCAGAGATGAAACATTTTTGCTtagaattctttctttcaaggACGGGTGGACGTGTCCTTAATCCCATCTCCATGGAATGATTACATGGAAGATGGCAGGCATGGACTCACTCAACAGAAAGACCAGGGCTGAGCCACGCTTTGTTGAAAGACAGCGGAAGGAGAGGCGGCACAGGGAACATCCTCCACCTGCAAATGATGGGGGGAGTCTGCAAGAGGAGGGAACAAGTATCCAAAGTGAAGTTTGAGCTCTAATGTTCTATCTCAAAAGGTTCCTAACGCTGCTTGAAACTGGtgtaaaattacaaaaattagACTACAAACAATATAAGAAAATCCAGACCAGCATGGTACTTTTTTGCTCTGCTATAAGCAAGGCCTGTGCAGAGTCAGCTCCCAGGTGATGAGCAAAACCAGTGAAGTCTAACAAATGAGAATGAGTTTAAACGTCAGTTGCAGGATGAGACACAGAGGAAACCAGGCAGGTTATTacacagcagctgttcagcTACCGCTCTGTTTCTCAGCATCAAGAACACAGGACACTCAGAGAAAATGCCTGTGCTCAGCGGCTGCAGGACACGATTTGTAGTCAGAACCCAAGAAACATAATGCTTCTTTTTCACAAACTGATTTAACCACAAAAAGTGGACAAATATTCCGGCACTTGGTGCTGTTCAGCTGCCAGGATTAGGAGAAACAAAAGGATGTTCCTGATTTTTGGTTTCTTAACACAAGtttggagaacagaaataacCTCAAGTAAAACCTAAGTCCATAAAGCTAAGAACGTGTCAGATTTTCAGCAAACTTCTGTCCTCTGCAGTGGAGTCAAATGAACATTTCTGGATATCAGCGCCCGAACTGCGCACCAAAACACAAGAACAGATATTCTTCCAAACAGAACTGCTTACGTTTTGTGCTTAAATGCCAAAACTTTACTCAGGTATTGAGGGTGCAGAATGAGATAGCCATTCAGATTCGACCTCACTCAGTAAAAGCTTCTTGTGAACTGAAAGAGCGGGGTACAGCGAGGGCTTACAGGGTGGGCTGATCTCTCCTTTCCAACAAGGGGAGCAGAAATACGGCTCCCATTGGGCTTGGTGGAGACCAGGCACTTGGTCtagtatgttttctttccttcgtTTGCTTTCACAGTGCTTAAATTTTGCTGCTGTAGGCTGAGCCTCCAAACAGCATTACAATGAGGAGGGCAActctctgcagccagcccagAGCCTGAGGGAATTGCCAGGAATTCTCTTTCTAGTTTGCAGACAAGTCCCTGCTTGCTGTTTGGACAACACTGTGATGCAGAATCAAACCTTCCTCTGTTTGTTTACCTCTCTACTGAATGTTTTGCATGTGAACAGCACCTCAGCTTTCCTctttggtgtatttttttcctcttcatttgaAATTATCTCCTCTCATGTCACATCCCAGTCTCTTGCTGAGGTAATGATTAGGAGAGCACAAGAAGAATGACTCAATATAAAAgtagaaatgagagaaaacttCAAGGAACATTCCGAGGAATAACAACATTGTTTGCATCATGTATTCCTTGTAGTGttaaaggagagagagaggcagaatACCAGGTGAATTTCTTCAAGACATAATGTCTTTCAACATACCCTGTGAGATATTACCtgcttctgtagaaaaataaaaggaaaatgattcaAATACCTCACAAATCATAGCTGGAGTGCGTATTTCAAAGATTCACAGGATTCTGGTACAAACTAGGAAATGGTATGGTTTGCAATATAATGCTGCCTGACAGCACAGAGGAATTTCAGCCACAGATGCCCCGTTTGAGAAGTACAGGTATGAAAATTCACGTTTTTTTTTACACGTACTTTTAGAGCTCGAAGATTAAGCACGTTCCTGGACACAATGATAtccaaaatgcaaaatcaaagcATCTGTGAAAGTAGAAATATTGATGTGCATCACTAAACATATGTTGCTGACTAAAGCTGTTATTAGCGACAACAGTCAGTCTCCCCTCTGGAAAATCCCAGTTGCCTTGGGCTTTGtctgagcagaaaaacacagaaaaatctgaataaagCCTTGTGAGCTCGCCTCACGATAACAGGCTGAGCTGTAAGACTCCGATAATAATAAAGCCAAAAATACAGGGCTAAATTCAGCCATGCTTACTTGATGCTAAATTGAGCAAATTGCACACCGCCTGCTGCAGAGGCAGGACCAGAAGGCAGCTTGTTCTCCCAGATTGTCTTTGCAGGGTACAGATTATTTTGATCCATTCATCACAGCCCCCATTTTGCCTGACACCTCAGAACTGAACTGGAAACTGCAGCTGGGATTCTGGGGGCTCTTCTGGGGTTGTACCTCACTTGTTTCCTATCACATAACATACACAAGAGTGTGTCTcactaaatacattttttttaatggtcttCCAGTTTGGAAGAATTTCAGTTGCACCTTTCCaaattttttctgcttccaaactCACGAGTGTGATTCCATCAATTAAATAATTCTAGAAAGTaccagaagaaggaaaaaaaacctatgcTTTGTGAGACGTGAGTGCTGGTGATGCCAAAAACCCAGgcagattttcagaaacattcaaCAGTATTACTGCAGGACAACATGATACGGAGAGTCACAGCTAAAAAGGCAGTCTGAATAGGAGAAGTAGATAGGAAGGTGTGTGAATGTGAGAGCAGAGGGCAAAGCAATTGGATGTTTCAGAAAACTAGCAGAtgaatcagttttatttttcagctgatgtGCATCATGTCATGGGTTGAGCTGTCCTGACCGTTCAAGGGAACGCACGGCCATCCTGCTGCTTTAGAAGAGGGAATTCAAACTTTTAAGGACTGCAGAAAGAGAACGTGTAGGAGTTGGAACAAGGAGAAAACCTATCAAGGAGTTCAGCAGAGGCTGAGTCAAACTATGaacacactgcagcactgctccgACAAAATCAACTAGCAAACTCTAAGGAATGTGGAAAATAAGAACCTGTTTTACAGCCAAAGCTGTTCCAGGCTCCATTGTTCTAAGCCCAGAACGAGGaaaacagcaactgaaaaatTACACcaatatatacatgtgtatacGTACAAACTACTGTCCCTATATATGTGGTGACTACTGTCAATTGTTGACGGagcatacatacatatatatacacgtTCAGTCCCCATGAAACACGTCAAGCACGGGTATATGAAGCATGTAGGGACGTAGAACTCCTAGCAATTGTGTCTCAAATTAAAAGTAACAATGAAACCTCTCCTAGAAATGACAAAGGTAAGAAGAGAACAGGTTTAAATCCTCACAGTGTAATGGAGTACCAGTATTTATCATTAATTATCAGGCAAAAAATGACTAGATTAGCCAGGCTCTGTCTAGACAACAGttgcttttcttgttcattCAGCTATGGTCAGttataaacagaaatgcatCCCATACAAGTGTTTCACTTGTTTAACAGGCTAAGTGATTAGCTGACCTTACTATAATTAATTAGGGATCTTTATTTAATTGAACACTCATGGTCACCAGAGCAATGCAAACCTAAAACTCAGCACGCTTCTCTGATTCTGGTTTCATTACAAAGGCATGCCTGGTCCAACAAAAACTAGATAGAATTTTCATGGAACCTTTGAGCCTGGACAGTCTGGGCCCTGTGTATGCACGTAAATATGCTTAACCAACATTTCCAGACCCAAAATACAGAGGGGTATCCTGTAGCTACAAACTCATGGAAACCAGACACGAAGTCATACCTAAAGTACAGATCATAGGCAGAACGGGTTTTGCACTCCCTATATAAACAGGATTTATgtttagaaagcaaaggaaaatatgtaaatgaagatcatcaatgaaagaaaagaggtcAATCAACACATCACATAactacaaaaaatgaaaaaaggcgAATTTAGTTAATTTGTTTTGCATCTGCTTTAAACAGCAGTAGGGTGTGCTCATGAGTCACTGAGCTGAATGCAAGCAGCCTCCTGAATGTGTGAGTATaaacaaagagaataaaattcattttcctacTCACTGCAAACCACCGCGCCCTGGTAAGACTTTGTTCCAGCTCATTAAAACCGTGTTTCTAGAACCGTGCCCAACTCAATTAATTCATCACCCTTTTCGCCAAAACAGTTCATGTTAATGATTTATAACCAATGCACGGCCACAGCTGTGAACAGCAAGAACTTAGACCTGGAGCAGACACGGCGACAGCCAAAGAGTGAACCTACCATGTGCCCTGCATGGAAGACACTTCTGCACCAGCTGGAAGTGACCACGTCGGTTCCACGAAAGGGACAGCGGAGGCAGCGTGCTTCCACAGACAGCCCCACACCGCGGGGACCGGGGCTTCACAACCTGGTCCCGTGCGATGTCCAGCACCTCACAGACAAGAATCCAAGGGAAATGCCAGGGAAGGAACCTCAGCAACACTTCTTTCTAGAAAGGAGAAAACCCTCCTATGGTAAATCCCCACACAAAACACACTTATCTTCATCTGGCAAGTAGTACCTACGTCTCATTGCATGTCTGAATGCTACAAGCTGCTGAACCTAGGAATACCGGAACAAGCAGAATGCCAATACACAAATGCTTGTAAAGTGCACTGAAGCTGAAAAGCACAGCATATGATTACTTCTAGGAGATGACCAGCATTTAAACAACGCTCGGAGTCTAATAATttcatcactgaaaacaaattcctgGCCTCCTTGAAAGGCTGCTGAAGTCCTTCCATTGATTTCCTCACCCTTTGGAGCAGATGATTCAACTGCTCTGCAGGATAAACTGGTGGATGGGACCAACAGCCAGAGAGATCGGAGAGTTCACACTCTCAGAAAACTGGGGGAGATTACCATCAATTAATTAGATATGATTTATActatttaatttcttccactTATTTGTTACCCTTTCAAGAACTTACACTAATTAATTTCTGTCTACAATAACATGCATAGATAGGAGCCTGATGCTTTAACCCCTAAGAAGAGCGAGTTTTGCAGGGCATACCATTGGGAGGAAGCACTGCCTCACCCCACGAGCAACTCCTGCACTGATGTGCACCGCATCAGATGGGGCTCTGCTGGATGCAGCTTTTCTGACCCTTTAAGCCTGTCTCCCCAGGTCTCTGACACAGGGCACCGACCCGCCGCTTCCACTTGCAAGCTTTGCAGGCACAGCTTCTCCCCACAGCTCAGGCAATCACCATGCTCCTTAGTCTGCTTTTCATGAAGGCAGgttctaggattttttttcctttaatgtctCATGAGAAcaaagttaaggaaaaaaaaagaaagaggaagagaaaaaaaccagCAGATGCTATAAAAAAGCCCCTGTTTATGTCATGACAACACTCGCATGGATCCTGCTCAGAAATGACAGTGCTTTGCACTCCGGcactttttttaatctcttgaAACACCTCTTAACCTGGGAATGCAATGTTTACTTTGGTGGAGTTCAACAGAACCCTTGAGAGGCCACATCTAGGCAGGTACCCATGAATATCTCggtgtgtacatatatattgccatggttttgtgattttttgttgtcggtattccacatcgtaacatcatgtaaagcactggcagtgaaagagttaatgtcctggtttctgcggactgccttttttgggtgcttggttctcccagggggaggggaggagctgcactccccaggggtaATTGCTCTGGACGGGCTGGTGGAGCCGCCTGGCAGACTGAGCTCTCTCTTCCTATGCGgtggagaagcacgtggtccccctgcagcttacggagtaagaatctcagcttggAACTCTCTCTGCACTGATTTACTGGCCTCCATttcgatatcatatttagtaaattaacgttcctcctcagattggtgccactgttttattttagacctGTCTACAGTTTTCCTACCCTtgcccttttccctttgttttcacCAGGGCATGGGTCTGCAGGTCTCCTGCCGCATTAGCAACCAGATAGGGCCAGTCCGGCCCCTAAACtgccaacactttttttttttcctttctctctttttcaggccggtgggcctgctgtcccctgtcacggacacagatccatagataacgcCGTGATGTACATACACATACAATTTTACAGGTATGAGAGGGAAAACCTGCCCAAATCACGTGAGATTCTCTGTAAATTCTTACCATTTCCTACAGGTCCTCACAACTGCACAGTTTAAatttctgcaatgaaaaatacctggaaaaaaacacaggacTGTTCTCCTACAAGTTTAAACTACTATTTTTACGAAATAAAAACTCAACCAGAATGTTCATGCAGATgccatttaatattttttaagcactgaaatTGCTGGGCAGATGAAGCAGAGGGAGCTGACAGCTCTCCGCTCCCGGCAGCCTCAGGGCCCAGGGCTCTGGCACGGCTTACAGTGCACGGGACCTCTTGGTGCAGCTCTGGTTGCTGCCTTGTTCTTCTTTGCAAGCTGTTGACCGAAATAGTCTGACTTTTTCTTGAATCTCAGTCAGGATGCCAATTTTTTGACTCAGGAATGATTCAAACTTCAGAGCATATAGATCTACATTCCTGTCTACTCCTTCAGCCACCTCTGTGAATGCTTTCAACCACTGCAGAGATTTCTGATGCTTCTCTGgaagtattttctcatttatctcttttctctttttcagggTTTTTCCCCCGGCATTTGAAGTGCATGCCTTGAACAACATTTCCTTATATCTCTGCTGTGGTAACCTGGACATGATCTGAACAGGTGGTTCAAGGGAATTTAAATCCACAACCAGCTCCTTCACACGGTTGGCATACCGCAGGGTGTTAAGGGTGTGCTCGCAGGATCTCATTCCTGGAGAGATGGTGGCAATCATGCAGGTATATGAGTTTTCCCCTATAAGAGAGTCCCTCAGGACCTGGGTCAGTTTGCTAGTCCTGAATGGGGTATGGGCTTTGTTACGCCCCAGTGCCCTGATACACTCCTTGAGTGCCAAGAGGCTTTTATTAATGTCAGCCCCCTCCAGCCTCGTGCGCTTGTCTGCAGTTGTATTGTCAGCTCCTCTCTCATTCCCAGCCAAATCAATTAGGGAAAATTTGGCATACAAATGCCCTCTCTTCTTGAGTATGATCTGGAAGATGGCATGGCTCCGGGAGGACTGAGTGTTGGCTGAAGTCTGGCCTGCCATGCGACAGTTGCTGCCTGTTTCAATTAGCCTGATGACATCTTCCACGCTGGTGACCTCTTCCTCCCACAGGCCTACCACCTGGGTCTGCTTTTTACCATTTTCTAGcaccctcagcctcttcttcctgTTCAGCAGGTCAAACACTTTGCCCCTATAAATCTCAAAGAAGGCCCCGTAGACCGAAAGGTCCAGTTTCTGGTAATTAGGGTACTGCAGTCTGCGGAAGACATCCTCAGCAACCAAGATGTAGATTCCTACGCTAGAGATGCTTCCCCGCATGGTATGCGTCTTGCCGCTGCCTGTCTGACCGTAGGCAAAGCAAGTGGCCATGCCCCCCTGGAAGACGATATCCACGAGGGGCTGGGCGGTGTGCCTGTACACCAGCTCGTTGGTGGCATGGTCATCAAAGGCATGGTCAAAGCGGAAGATCTGGTTGTTCAGATATTGCGTGAGGTCCAACTTCTGCTTGGCTTCATGCACAATCACCATGCCCTGGCAGGACACTGTCACCACGTCAGTGTCGTTGAGCTCGGTCTCCCGCTGGTTCAGGGGCCGCTTGCGAATGCACACAGTGATGCGGCGGGGCTGACACGGCATGGAGGCCCGTGGTGACTTGCCATTCAGTTGGTAGCGGCACTCCTGGATCATGGCTACCATGTCAGTTGTGGCACGGAGTGATGTGATGGCCTTCTGAGCTCGCTTCTCCTGCACATCCAGCTGATTGCATTCACGCTGTTTTGGCATCCTTTCCATCTGCCACATGCATGGTGACATCCACTTGGTTCTGGAGTCAGGCCTGGTTACCACAGGGCTCCTGATGTCCCAGTGCGTTTTTTCCACTTTGACGGGCTGTGGCAGCCTCTCACTCACGGGGCTTTGCTTCCCTTGTGCTGATAATGTGGTCTCAGAGTTGCTTGTGGGCGTGCTTCTTGGGGCTAGATGAGGGTTGAGGTCAAAGATGACCTGGAGATCCACCTGTTTGGCCTTGTTGGTCCCTTTTTCGAGCCATTCCACAGTGATGCTGGAAGTACTTTCATGAAGCTTTGTCACTACTGCCTGGTGCGTGTGCCCACTGCTGTGCTTGATCTCCACGTAGCTGCCTGGCTGGATGAGCCCAAACTCACTGGCCATGCTGTCCATGGGCCCTGGATGCAGATGGGGCAGGCAGTCAGATCTCCCTCCTGAGGGCTCAGTGCTCCAGAACCCAGCACTGTGTCACAGTGTTCCTGGTTGCTGAGGAGCTGGAGTCAGTGTTGAAGTAACAAAGATGTGCTTCTAATCTGCTGCTACGAGTGGAAGAACATATAAGGCTTCCATCACCTGAAAAGGCCTACTGGGGTATCTGGGCTGGCGTGCAGCTGTTGTAACACGTTGTGTCCAATTAGATCAGTCACATTGTGTTAAGCCAGTGCCAGTGACACAAGAATTTATAGCAGTgatacaaacacagaaattcagGAGAGTATTTCCAACCTGCATTTTCACGGCCAcgtgaaaatgaagaaagcagcatATTGTTCTTAATTACCTTGAATGtaaattttgaattcttttaaaAGGCTTTGCATGCCTGGAAATCCTGCTTGAACAAAATACGagctgaagagaaaaggaatgaaaattgGAGTAGCAGTGTGAGAGCCATGGGTATATCTGCATCCACAAGGAAGGATTTTATATCATTTTGATAAGTGGAACAACTgatgatatttttaattcatttctgtaatGTTCTTCAGTCATCCGGATTCCTGAATAGAGAAGTTCAAAGTTCCAGTTACATCTTCTTAACAGTTTGGCTTAGGTAagatttttagttcattttGGGAGGTGGTAAGGAATgttatttacaaaaatactcAACTCCATAATAGCCCTCAgaagaatgcaaatattttggtaaATTTACATCAGCTTGAAGTAAATAAATCCAGTTTGAAGGTTATTTTGGAAGGTAACTAATTATCTCATTTGTTTTTGCCTTGTCAGCGTTATTAACTTAAAACCAATTCAGGCAGGTTGAGATCACCAAACCTTAGCAGCAGGGGCAACCCTAATATCCTTATTTACCAGCCCTCCGTTGGAGCCAAAACATCaattaatgtgttttaatttccaGAAGGAGAGTAAttaatattcacatttttgtcTGGGGACAGACTACTGCTCCTTTCACCTCTTTGTGCTGCACTCAGTCCTCACGCCTTTGCACGCACTGTAAATGTAACACAAACCAGTTTTGTTTGGGAAGTTGTAGCACTACGATAGATCTGACTGTTGGGCCTCCACCTGAAAACGCCAGTCTGAGGAAGGATGGGGAGCAATGAAACGGCGGCCACTTGTTGGCGAGACTTCGGAGAGAAAGGCCTGCCTTGTGCGCCGTCAGATAAGCTTGAAGAAACACAAAGCGTCAGGGATACAGGGTGGAGTAAAGCTGTGATTTTAAGGGCTTGTTCAGCTTTCCATGGCGACATTGTCTCTCTTCGTGCCAGACCTTGCTCAAACTCTTCTGTCAGACCTGGAGGTCACAACAGCCTGGAGCAGGGGCTGAAGCAGTACCCCACGAATGGGCCAGAGGGCGATACTGAAATCAATCCTTGAGGCAAGCTGACTTTTCTGTGTAATGTTTGGAGACGTTTTTAGAATCTCCAACGAGCACCAGTCAACCTTTTGCTTGAGGAATCTGATGTCGGCTCTCAGCCGAATGACTTCCAGCCATCGGCTGCTCCTAGAAGATGCAAGTGCTGTCACATGTGCTTGAGTGACTGCAGCCATACCCACCACACTGTGCACGCAGTTGCTCAACTTGGTTTTAATTAGTGATAACTTTGTAAGAGAAGATGATTCAATTTCCTAAAGGTATTGAGATAGCCTCAAATAACCATAACGAAAATCGAATTTTGGGATTGTTGCTAGGCTTATTAAAGCTTTGTTCATATAAAGATGCTTTCTAATGAGCCTGAGTGACTGAGGTTTGCCAAGGAAGTTCACTGAGATTTACATTCTTTCTCCAAAGCTCTTAGGAGACAATTTTGCAGCACGTATAAATACTGAAGAACCAGGGACTTCCAATCACTACCAGTCACACAATGCCTGTATGCAAAAGGAGACAGAATGCCAGCGCGGGGCCAAGAGAGCTTATCAGCTGTGAGAACACATTTAGTAAATAACAACAGAAATTCAAACACTGCCCTGAAGAGGATGCCAGCAGTTCTAACAGGTCGGAACACAGgctaaggaaacaaaaagataataatgctccacattgttttctttgtaaaaccTGCAAATGAGCAACGGTGCAACTTaacaaaaaataagcaaaaaaatccttcagaaataaCGCAATTGATTAGGGATAATTTCTGACCTTCTCAGAGGAGCATTCTGGATaaccaaaacacaaaaatagGTGTTTTAAATATGAATCTCCCACGAGACAAAACATCAAACCAGGTTTtgttgcagtgctgctgcaaaagggcacccagcagctgctgagctcctgAGATGGCAGCAGGCTTCCTGCCGCCCGGCACGGCCACGCAGCCTGGAGCTGACTGAGTTCCTCCGGAGCTCAGCGCACATCGCAGCCCTTCCTTCGCAGTGAGCACTCATCAGCTGTCCTTTCTTCAACAAACCACCAACTGCTCTTTCCCGAGAGCCCATCTGTTGAAATACGAGCGCTTTAGTAACAATAAGATGATAGATCCAGCACTTGCATGTTGGGTTTTAGAGGGAAtgggtctgatttttgggttgTATATGTAACAGTAACAGCTGACTTGCCATTAACCTACagatttaacattttaatgggAAAAGGATCACCTTATTGACAGAGGCTACAGAAACAGCCTTTTGTGAGCTCAGTTTCAGATAGGAGTGAAAATTCACAGCATTCAAGCATTCAAAACCAGAGCACACCTTTAAAAATGGCAGTACTGTGCATCTGCTCCAGTCATTTATAGAATGGATTAATCCCTGTGAGGAAGTTCCCAGAAAAAGATTAATCAGAATCCCACGTTTATAGGGACTTCAGCTGCCttgacacagaaaagaaaatccaggagaaaaataacagggGAGTTCTGGAGAGTTCATGACAGGCACATGCAGCGGCtaactgaaaaagcagatgatctagaagtaaacattttaaatacagtcaTATTCAATTATTTTAGTAAGTTTTTTCCGTTGGTTTTCTGATGCAATACCTTGCTGCTGTTTAAGATTCTGGGACCCTTAGGTGAGGTGTAGCCCCAGTTACATCTGATTATTTGTCCttgcatctttaaaaaatatttgcataggGCTCTTTCATAATTCCAGTAAGACACCCAAGCCTGTGAATTATAGTGCAGTAATTCACACCTGCTGCATTTAACAGCTCTCGGCCTTCTGCCTTTCTCTAGCAGTACCTTCTCATGAATTACTGCTCCATAATTCACTCCCAGGAGTGTCTTGCTGCTCCCTCATCATGTTGGCATCTAATTGCAGCAGTTCTCAGGTGTGATTTTGGACACAAGAGAGCTAAAATTTATGCAAGAGCATCGTATATAAAGAGTATGTTCTTAAGAAAGACTACACTTGGCTTGAGATTGCATGTTTTCAGCTCCGACAACTATTAATGGTTTTGATGGCTATGCATTTACAAGCTCTTATCAACAAACACAAATGGGGGAACTGAGAAATTAAACCAACTCAGTGACCAAATGAtcagtaatttaaaaagaagtgtAAAATCCTCTTCCCAAAGCACAAGAGTGCCCGCATAAATATGGGTTACCTTCGAAAGGTGCTGAGGTCCTTGACAAACATGGAATGCCACAGCCCCCACTGAGCAGAGGGACATCCTGCTGCCAGCCCGAATGCACGTAGGCACTGAGGTCCCcttccagctctcccagccAAGTGCTGTCTTAAATCAGGACTCAAAGGAAGAGGACGTTTCGATGttcattttgtctgtttttcacaTCCCAAGTAGCAAATCTAGTGAGGCTACTCCTGAGTGCTCCCATTTCCCTGAGCAGAAAAGGCTGAACTGGCACCACGGCAGGAGCTAGTCAGCCCCACATCATGGCAGAAAGGCTATGCTGGATTAGAAGTGAAGAACTGTCGAAAGGAAATTTTGCCACAGACCTGAATGCTGTGGTTTAATCAAGATTCGTGCACACAGGTATTTCTGGGGAAAGGCTATGCAGTGAGCGGCATCCAAAGGCTGTGTGTTAACGTCAGGACTCTGATGTGCTAAACAACAtgtaaatatttccagaaaaaggcagttttccttcagtgtgTTATTTGCTGGGGTTACAGGCAGTAATTACAAAgtggagaggaaaggaaaggaagaggacGGCGTCTCCTGGGAGGAGAGGGATCAGCCTTT includes:
- the KIF2B gene encoding kinesin-like protein KIF2B — translated: MDSMASEFGLIQPGSYVEIKHSSGHTHQAVVTKLHESTSSITVEWLEKGTNKAKQVDLQVIFDLNPHLAPRSTPTSNSETTLSAQGKQSPVSERLPQPVKVEKTHWDIRSPVVTRPDSRTKWMSPCMWQMERMPKQRECNQLDVQEKRAQKAITSLRATTDMVAMIQECRYQLNGKSPRASMPCQPRRITVCIRKRPLNQRETELNDTDVVTVSCQGMVIVHEAKQKLDLTQYLNNQIFRFDHAFDDHATNELVYRHTAQPLVDIVFQGGMATCFAYGQTGSGKTHTMRGSISSVGIYILVAEDVFRRLQYPNYQKLDLSVYGAFFEIYRGKVFDLLNRKKRLRVLENGKKQTQVVGLWEEEVTSVEDVIRLIETGSNCRMAGQTSANTQSSRSHAIFQIILKKRGHLYAKFSLIDLAGNERGADNTTADKRTRLEGADINKSLLALKECIRALGRNKAHTPFRTSKLTQVLRDSLIGENSYTCMIATISPGMRSCEHTLNTLRYANRVKELVVDLNSLEPPVQIMSRLPQQRYKEMLFKACTSNAGGKTLKKRKEINEKILPEKHQKSLQWLKAFTEVAEGVDRNVDLYALKFESFLSQKIGILTEIQEKVRLFRSTACKEEQGSNQSCTKRSRAL